TCGAGAAGTTTTCATCCTTTGATATGTTTGTTCGCAAATTTGGTTTGGTTATGGATCTTTGGTTGAAATGGAATTCTCGATTTCACTTCATTTTGTTGAGTAACAGAGGTTATGTCTTTCGTTTATTCATGATATAATATTGGCTTTTGTTTGTCTGTTTTCAGGGCTCCGACTGTGTGCATCCGTTTGTGGCATTGCAAAGTTGTATAAAGGCCAATCCAAATGCATTTTCAAAGGATATTGTGGGAGATGATAAAGTCAAGGAAGAAGTGTCTTCTGCAAATTACAGAATACATCCACCAAAATGGTCTTTAGAATCCCAAAGTCCTAAACCTAAACTGTAAACCGTAGAGAAAATTATTCACCCCAAAATTTGCGCAAAACTTCCTTTGTCTATTGGCATGCATGTTTTATGAGTAGTAAAGAACAATCTAGCACCACGGCTTGTTGTATGCAGGTTGATTGCTCGAGGATAGAAATGAAAAGATAGCTGAAATGCTCTTTTGAGAACTGTGTAACAACGAATAATCTCATACAAAGCGTTGTGACACTTAATTTGCTTCGACTAGTTACGCTTTCTTGTACACAAAGTGAACTTACTTCACAGTAGTAAAAAAATAAGCATTTATAATCTCTCTAATCGACCATGAGGAAGATTAATGTTCCAACTCACAAAGATGAACTGAAATGAAGAGAAGATAAAGCTGCTTCAATAAGCAGAAAATGTGTTGAAAATTGAAGTACCCCTCTGTCCCCTAATACTCGACTTattttgaccggacacgcttgtcaatgcacaattttgaccaccaatttctttaattacatattataaaaacttataaaatattaatattttatataagagatacacttggccggacacggTTATTaggaagaagaattgaatgaaataaaataataaaacaagtggggttgaatagatattttaataagtaaacaagtggggaccatgtcattttgatagggtgggaggtggggtgggtttatgaaattatttgtttaataggatggtgggtcattgGGTAAATTAAATGTATTATTTAGTTAGATTGTgaagttgataagttactaaaaatggcaagtttatctcttaaataaatacggccagaaaaggcaagtgtatcccttaaataaatacggagggagtatatattaagataaatccaacaatatattatacactaacatttgttttcatatactagaaataaaatagggtcaaagtgaattatgtgaatagtgcaaaaagtcaaaacaggtcgagtattaagggaatGAGGGAGTATTGTATTTGAGAGATATGTACAATCGTATATCTGCAAACAACTAGCTAAACCAAAATTCTGTTACATTCTtgctttgtaaaacgttatcaGCCTTGTATTACTCATCTAATCATCTTCCTTTCTAGTGTCAGTCTGTTGtacatgatgcatgcttcatctAGTTGGATTCATTCAGCATCTCAACAACCACTGGGGCGTACTGCAAAAGATAATTGACAGAGAAGTTAAGAAAAAACACAGCTGATACAATTTTGCACAACATTATGCTGTACGTTATTAcctcatcatcttcttcaaaATATAATCTGTCCATATCACTTTTTCGCTGGAATTCCCAGCCAAGTGTGTTCTCGAGCAGTTCTCTTAGTTTTCTGGTCTATTGAGAGAAAAGTAGAGGTCTTCATCAATTAATCAGCATAAGTGCATAAATTTTAGCAATGGAGAAGCATGAATGCAGCAAACCTCATTCTCTGGTTTTAAAATCCATAATGCATGCATATGTTTTTCACTACCccacacacaacaacaacacacatacacacacacacacacaaacccCAACTTAGAAAGGCCTCAAAATGTGCTCTTTCACTTCCATGCTGATAtcttcacccaaaaaaaaaaaaaaaaaattccatgcAGTATAACGAGGATgagattataaaaataaatgtgGAGTAAAATGAAGACAAATGAAGtacaattttattttcaattgtcACATACGAACTAAAGAAAATTTGCAGAAACACAGCAATAACACACTCAGTAATATTGAACTAACTCACCCATGTTAAAAGATCACCATCAAGAACTGAGGCCTCATCAACCAGCAAAAAAAATTCCTGCATATCGCATAGAAAAATGTCAAAATTCATAAGCACACACGTAGGTAGACTTATCAAGTTTTAGCTGAACTCTATTCAGCTGTTTTATCTGTCACAAAGTATGATCCTATGAAGCAACTGTGCTTCAGACCATCCTTTTTCCTTTGCCATTCTTTTTCTTCTGGGTAAGGGTTTGAGATGGTAAAAAATGCTTCAGTAGTGAATAAATTAACCCTTTCCCAATCGCTGCAATCCACTTTCACAGCCCAAGGAAGACGTCAACAGAGTGACAAGAAAGAAGAGGTGTATGCTACTAGATGAACTACAACATGCTAAGAGCACTACaacttttaaaaataaaatagatatCTGGAGATGAAATGTCAGACTTGGGAGTTGGTGCAGGGATATGAAAGAACCAAATATTGCGGAGGAGAAGTTTTCAGCTTAACGAGTCCAGGATACAACCCTCACAAGCAAGAAGGAAGCATACTTCAGCAGACTCTATCACTTTTTTCTGTATGTATACATGAATATTTATTTTGTGAGATGATTACCTTGCAGAGGTGATGCAGAAAACTATCGGAAGTAAGCCATGAATCATCCAGCAATAATGATGATTCCTTCTCTATACCGCAACTCCTTGCATGATCCCTTTGAAATCCATATTTTAGCTGATAATACACACACTTGACGAACTGCAAGAAGTTTTGTGAATGTTAGGAAGGAAAGAAACAGAGAAAAGTGTGCAGCATGTCCTGACATCATCAAATTAGAAGTCTATCACAAACATCCCACATGAATCAACTAGCCATTTATCCCCTTAAGGACTATGAGTCTATGACTTCACTCAAAAAATCCAAGTGGTAATATACAGGGAATGTATAAACAATTAGGTAGTAGATTTTACCTTTACGAAAAGCCGGCTCCTAGTATGAAATGGCTGCAAGATGAAAGAATTTTCTTTTAGTAAAGAGCACTCTATGTTTCATAGAAACTCACATGATAGCCCCCATCCCACACTGCCACACACTGAGGGAAGAGAGGGCTTTAAGCTTATCAGAAGTCAAACCTAACCTAATTTGAAAAAATCCCCACAATAACAAAATAGGCTCTTCTTTAATTATATCAAGATCTGGTCAAAACACTTCACTTGATCCTGTCAATTGAAAGCTAAGTCCAGCTACTCTAAAAGAGCCTATGATTGTGCTTCCAAGTAAGAAGAAATTATTCTTCTTTTGGCCACCGTCCTTTTAGTAACTAACTTGTTTTACTGGatcttttaatatatttccaTCCAAACTCAGGAACTATAGTAACATACTGCATCCAACTATCTTTTCCTGCTTAACACCTCTTCTACTGTTGAGGGAAACTTTCCAGCTCGAATAATAGAATAAATCAaatgattttatttttactcTGCTTATATTGTGAAGTAGCAAGCAACCAATATATTCCCCCATCAATGGTCTAGCAGAAACAAGGGTAAAAGATTTTACTGATTTTCTTATGAACCCTAATTCCCACAATAGAGGCAAAAACCTTGTGAGAATCACTGAGTTGGTGATACATTAAGGAATTATTATCACATAACTTCCcagaatccaaaaaaaaaaaagattcaaGAGTTATGTACAACTGCTTAAAACCAATAACAATCACGAAAGGACGACTCAAAAGCTGAAAGAGAATAATTGCAATGTGATTCAAACCCAAATATGTATGGACTTCTGATAAGGAAATTCCAAACTGTGGAGCAGGAGAGGATTGCGAGTGAGCACACTTACAGCTTGGGTACATCCAAATAGAAGACTGACCAAAGATTTCCACTGCAGAAATCCGTCGAGTGATTGCCCCATCTGTAAAAAAATTCAATTGTCATCAAAGAGAAACAATAAAGTGCTACTATGGTGATTTGATGTGCTGTAATAGTCAATGTCATACCAGAAATGCAATAAATGCAAATTGCAGCTCACCGAGAAATCTGTCTTCATTACCGCCACACTCTTTCATAAGAATGGTTTCCAGAATATGAGTCTGAATAAATCAATGACAAAGTtatgaagcaaaaaaaaaaaaaatcaatggcTACAGTCAAACATTTCTCTACAATTTACCTTGTCCAGATTCACAGAAGTAAGTTCTGCTCCAGAAATTCCTTTCTGCTTGATAACCCAAGGAACAGGCGTATAGTAGCATCCTTTATTTTCAGAACTTTCAGCTTCTCTGTGAAACTTACTATTCTTCAATTGCTCAGCCAAAGCAACCTCCATGGTGGTTTTGGGAATGTTACCAACTAGGCTTGATTCACATGCCACTGTAATTTCCCCTCCTATTGGTTCTGTGAAATAGGGAAAGAATGAAACCATAGGCTGT
This sequence is a window from Spinacia oleracea cultivar Varoflay chromosome 1, BTI_SOV_V1, whole genome shotgun sequence. Protein-coding genes within it:
- the LOC110797538 gene encoding uncharacterized protein, whose translation is MEPEKALELVKQGSTLLFLDVPQFTLIGIDTQVYSAGPEFKGIKMIPPGVHFVFYSSSTKDGKEFSPIIGFFIETSTSEVVVRKWNLEEERLVKVPSEEEERYAQAVKQFEFDRHLGPYTLSDYGDWKRLSNYITKDVMERIEPIGGEITVACESSLVGNIPKTTMEVALAEQLKNSKFHREAESSENKGCYYTPVPWVIKQKGISGAELTSVNLDKTHILETILMKECGGNEDRFLGELQFAFIAFLMGQSLDGFLQWKSLVSLLFGCTQAPFHTRSRLFVKFVKCVYYQLKYGFQRDHARSCGIEKESSLLLDDSWLTSDSFLHHLCKEFFLLVDEASVLDGDLLTWTRKLRELLENTLGWEFQRKSDMDRLYFEEDDEYAPVVVEMLNESN